The Streptomyces sp. NBC_00286 nucleotide sequence CGCCCTCCGTGATCCAGTCCGACGAACGAGTCCTCGGGGCATACCTTGGCGTCTGACACGCACACCGACACTGACTCCGCATCGCCTGCCTCTCCCTTCCTTCTCGAACTCGACGACATTCGGGCCGGATACGGCCGGGCAGCTCTGGTGCTGCGCGGGCTGACCGTCCAGGTCCCCGCCGGGGCGATCGTCTGCCTGGTCGGGCCGAACGGCGCGGGCAAGTCCACCGTCCTGAAGGTCGCCAGCGGACTTCTCGCCCCGCGCTCGGGCCGGGTGCTGGTCGACGGTAAGGACCTCACCGGCCATGGACCTCAGCGGATGCTGGCCGCCGGAGTCGCCCATGTCCTCCAAGGGCACAGCGTGTTCCGGGAGATGACGGTCGCCGAGAACGTGCTGCTCGGCGGCTACACCCTCCGGGACAAGCAACTCATCGCCGAGCGGGTGGAGTTCGTACGGGACCTCTTCCCGGTCGTCGGGGAGCGGTGGACGAGCCTGGCCGGGCTGCTCTCCGGAGGGCAGCAGAAGCAGGTGGAGTTCGCGCGTTCGCTGATGGTCAAGCCCCGGGTGGTGCTGCTCGACGAGCCGTCGATGGGGCTCGATCCCAAGGCGACCGGTGTCGTCTTCGAGCAGATCGTACGGATGCGGGATGCGGGCACCGCCGTCCTGCTCGTCGAGCAGAACGCGCGGCGCGCCCTGGAGGCCGCCGACACCGGCTGCGTCCTCGACCTGGGCCGGGTCCATGTCTCGGGCCCGGCACGGGAGTTGCTGGCCGATCCGCAACTGGGCGAGCTGTATCTCGGGGGCCGGCCCGCCCGCCGATGACGCGCCTCGCAGGCATGGCTCGTAGTCACGGCTCGTAGAAACGCCTCGCAAAGGAGCGAGTGGAATGTTCACGCGACGCAGACGGCACACGGCGGTGGCTCTCGCCGCCTTTCTGACAGCCCTGACCGCACTGGCATCGGCACCTGCCGAAGCCGGGGTGGACCGGGGTGCCGTACTCCCGTCCCTCAGGCCGTACTTGGCGGCGTACTACGACTTCGAGCACCCGGTGCGCGGCAACCCCGCGAGGGAGCGGGATCAGGGTTTTTCGCGTACCGACATCGACCTGGTGGGCGGCGGTGCGGCGATGCGTACGCGGGACGGGGCGCACGGGGGCAGCCGGACCTCGCTCCAGGTGCGGCAGGTGAATCCGGACGCCGCCGGCAACGACGACTGGAAGGCGGGCGTGTACGGGGCTTCGGGTGTGCCGAGTCTGCGGGCCTTCAACGCGGCCAAGGGGATGACCGTCATGGGCTGGTTCAAGGCGACCGGTCCGAACCCGGGCCGGAACAGCAACACGGCTGCCCCGGGCGACTATTACGGCGCCGTCGGCCTGGCGGGCGTGCTCTCCGGGGACTCCGACGGGCACGCGGTCCGCGGCCTGCTGGAGATCATCGAGGTGAACGGCGAACTGCGGCTGGTCGCCCTCGGCCGGCGCATAGATGGGGCGAGCTCCCAGACCTTCGCCGCCTCCGAGGACTGGCGGACCCTGCTGCCCGACGGTAAGTGGGTCTTCCTCGCCGCGAGCTTCGACTTCGACACCGGAGCCATGGCGCTCTACCGCAACGGGCAGCGGCTGGACGGTTTCTACACCGTCTCCGGCGACCCCTGGGACCTCTCGGGACCCGGACCGCACCGGGCCTCACCGACCGATCCCCGGGGCATCAAGATCGGCGGGAGCTTTCCGCAGAACACCGGTGAACGCAATCCCTGCGACTGCCGCATGGACAGCTTGATGTTCCTCAACCGGGCCGTGGACGGCGACCGCGTCCGGGCTCAGTACCGACTGGCGAACTCTGGCCGGCACTGAGCGCACCGAAGGAGTGATACCGATGACCACATCCCCTGGCGTCAGACCGAGATCCCTCGTACTGGCCCCTCTCCTTGTCCTCTCCCTACTGCTGTCGGCCCTCGTCTTCCTGCCCGGCACGGCGCACGCCGCGGCCGAGCCCATCACCGACCCCATCCCCGAGCGGCCCGCCACCTCCGGCATCGGGCTGACCGTCGAGGAGTACGCCTCCTTCCCGAAGACCGAGCCGCCGCCCGGCCCGGTCACCGATCCACGGCTGATACGTCACGCCCGGATCAACTACTTGAGCGAACTCCCCGACGGTTCGGGCCGGATGGCCGTCCCCGACCTCAACGGCAAGCTGTACTTCGTCGAGGACGGCGGCGGCAGCCCGCACGTCTACCTCGACATCGCCGCCACCTTCTCCCCCGCCTTCTTCGCCAGCCAGGGCCTCGGCCAGGGCTTCGGGTTCGTCACCTTCGACCCCGGCTTCAAGCGCAACGGCCGCTTCTACACCGTCCACACCGAACTGGCCTCCGCCACCACCGCCGTACCCGACTTCCGGCAGCAGGCGGCGACCAACTACCACGGCATCATCACCGAATGGACCGCCGACGACCCCTCGGCCGACACCTTCCAGGGCAGCCGCCGAGAGGTCCTGCGCATCGGCTTCGCGGGCCGGATCCACGGCATCCAGCAGATCGACTTCAACCCCAATGCCCGCCCCTACAGCTCCGATTACGGGCTCCTCTATGTCGCCGTCGGAGACGGCGGTCAAGGTGTCAGGAACACCGAGCCGCAGGACCTCTCCCTCCCCCACGGCAAGATCCTGCGCATCGACCCACGCGGCACGAACAGCGCCAACGGCGAGTACGGCATCCCGGCTCGGAACCCGTTCACCCGCACCCCCGGCGCACTGGGCGAGATCTACGCGTACGGCATGCGCGACCCGCACCGCTTCAGCTGGGACACCGGTGGCGGCCACCGCATGTACCTCGGTCACATCGGACAGCACGCCGTCGAATCCGTCTACGAGGTGCGCGCGGGCGACAACTTGGGCTGGAGCGAGCGCGAAGGCGCGTTCATCTTCGACAAGACGGCCGCCGACCCCTGCGACCAGATGCTCCCGCTTCCCGAGGACGACGAGAAGTACGGCTACACCTATCCCGTCGCCGCCTACGACCACGACCCGCCCGCCGACTGGAACTGCACCTCCGACGTGGGCCGCGCCATCGTGGGCGGCTTCGTCTACCGCGGCCACGACGTGCCTCAGCTGCGCGGCAAGTACGTCTTCGGTGACATCGTCGACGGCCGTCTGCTCTTCGCCGACTCCAAGGACATGCGGCGCGGCAAGAAACTGGCCCAGCTGTACGACCTGATGGTGTACGACGAGAGCGGCAAGCGCGTCACCATGCGGGACCTGGCCGGGGACACCCGGGTGGACCTGCGCTTCGGGCAGGACGCGGACGGCGAGCTGTATCTGCTCTCCAAGGCCAACGGCAAGATCTGGAAGGTCACCGGGACCCGGACGTTCGCCTCCTGCGACACCGGCGGCTCCACGCTCCGTAACGTCATGGCCGGACGGAACTGGGCTCCTGTCACCCCGTCGAAGTGGCGGTTCCCCGGCCATGAGGCCGTCCTCGCCGAGCCCGGAGTCCAGCGGCCCGGACCGCGCCGGCCCTTCGAGTACGCCGTGCTGACCGCGGGTCCGGCGGCTCTCGGCTCCGTACGGATCGATGCCGAGGTCCGTATCGACACCCCCGTCGAGATCACCAACCGGGACGTGATCATCGTCTTCGACTACCAGTCGGACACGAAGTTCTCCTACGCCCATCTGTCGACGGACAACACCATCTATCCGCACAACGGCATCTTCGTCGTCAACGACGCCGACCGGCTCCGGATCGAGGACCAGTGGAACGGCAGGACGGGCGCCCCACCGGCCATCACCGACAGCGACTGGCACAAGGTGCGGGTGGTGCGCTGCGCGGGCAACGGTGAGATCGCGGTGTACGTCGACGGCTCGAAGTATCCGCTGATGACGGCCGTCGACACCACGCTCGGCTCCGGCAGGGTGGGCTTCGGGTCGTTCGACAACATCGGGCGAATGCGAGGCCTGAAGGTCACGTACCGCTGAATCGCCCGCCCTGAAGGGCCTCGGTGTCAGACCGGGCCGAGGCCCTTTCCGCCCAGGCGTTCCAGGTCGGCGGGGCGGACCTGGATGACCACGACGGCGATCAGTGCGGCGAGTATGGCGAAGATCGCCGCCATGATGAAGGCGGCTGAGACGCCTGCGGTGAGGACCTCGTCGGCCCAGGGCGGCGGGAGGTCCCCGGTGCGCTCGAACCGCAGGCGTTCGGCCGGGGTTGCTTGCTCGAGGAAGCGCGGGACCTGCTTGTCGGCCTCGTTTCCGCTGGCCGTGCCGAACATCGTGACCAGGATGGACAGGCCGAGCGAACCGCCGACCTGCTGGGTGGCGTTGAGGAGTCCGGAGGCGGCGCCGGTCTCGTGTGTGGAGACGTTGGAGAGCGCCATGAGCGTGAGCGAGACGAACTCCATGCCCATGCCCAGGCTGAAGACGAGGATCGGGCCGAGGACGCTGCCCGCGTAGGTGGAGTGGACGTCGGTCAGGGTAAGCCAGGCCAGGCCGGTCGCCGCCAGGATGCCGCCCACCACCATGAAGGGCTTGGGGCCGTATCTGGGCAGGAACTGTGAGGCCAGCCCGGCGCCGATCGCGATGACCGCGCTGACCGGCAGGAAGGCGAGACCGGTCTGCAGCGGGCTGAAGTCCAGCACGTTCTGGGTGAAGAGGGTGAGGAAGAAGAACATGCCGAAGATCGCGGCGGCCAGGCACAGCATCATGCCGTAGGTGCCCGCGCGGTTACGGTCCGCGAACATGTGCAGGGGCGTGATCGGCTGTCTGGACTGCCTCTCGATCAGGATGAACACCGTGAGGATGACGACGGCCGCCGCGAACGAGGCCACCGTGAGCCCGTCCCGCCAGCCCTCCTGCGCAGCCCTGATGAATCCGTACACCAGCAGCACCATGCCCACGGTGGAGGTCAGCGCGCCGGCGATGTCGAAGTGGCCGGGATGGCGTTCCGACTCCTTGATCCAGCGGGGTATGGCGAGAGCGATGAGCAGCCCGATGGGGACGTTGACGAAGAGCACCCAGCGCCAGTTCAGCCACTCGACGAGGACTCCGCCCGCGAGCAGGCCGATGGCACCGCCGCCCGCCGAGACCGCGGCGAACACCCCGAAGGCCCGGTTGCGTTCGGGGCCTTCGCGGAAGGTTGTACTGACCAGGGAGAGGGCGGTCGGGGACGCGATGGCACCGCCGACGCCCTGGAGGGCGCGGGCGGCGAGGAGTTGGCCGGCGTTCTGCGCGAGTCCGCCGAGCAGGGAGGCGAGCACAAAGAGCAGCACGCCGAAGATGAAGACGCGCCGCCGGCCGAGGATGTCACCGGTCCGGCCGCCGAGCAGCAACAGCCCGCCGAAGGTGAGCGTGTACGCGTTGACCACCCAGGACAGGCTGGTGGTGGAGAACTCCAGAGAGCGCTGAATGTGCGGCAGCGCGATGTTCACGATGGTGATGTCCAGGACCACCATCAGCTGGCAGGACGCGATGACCAGCAGAGCCATCGCGTTTCCGCCACCGCCGGGTTCCTTGGTGGTGGCCTGCGCTGAAGGGGCCGGCTGCGGGCTGCTGGTCATGGCGTGTCGCACCCCCGGAGGTCGAACCCTCGCGAGGGATCAGCGAGCGGTTCCGTCCACTCCTGCTTGCACCGTTCGACGGTACGCCCGCCCGAGTGACGTCACCACTCGAGGCGGTGGCAGGCGGGTGTGGGGTACGGGAGATCCAAGTGCGCCGTCCCTTTTGGGGCGAGTGCGGGGTGCGTCAGGGTGCCGCGCACTGCGGGTCGTCGACGATCACCGCGTTCGACGGAAGGATCACCGCGTCCTCCTCGAACCTTGTGGTGACGTAGCCCCGCTTGCCGGCCCCGACGCACTTCGTGGCCAGGTTCCCGAAGCCGTCGGGGAAGTTGTAGACCTCCGCCGCGGTGTCCTCCCCTGCCCGGCCCTTCACCGGGGCGTCGCCCTTGCCCCGCTCGTCGTCGCGCTCCTGGGAGCAGCCGGTGAGCAGGACGGCGAACAGCAGCGCACCGCAGGTGGCGATGCCCGTCGTGCTCAGCCGGCGCATGACTTGTCCTCGACGATCTGGACGTTCGACGGAGCGCCCGCGTTCGTCGTGACATACGCGCGGAAGCCGTGCCCCACGCACTTGGTGGCGAGATTCCCGAAGCCGTCCGGCATGTTGTAGACCTCGGCCGGGGTGTCGTCGCCCTTCTTGCCCTTCACCGGGGCGTCGCCCTTGCCCCGCTTGTCGTCGTACTCCTGAGAACAGCCCACAAGAAGGCTTCCCGCAGCCAGTGCCACGGCCGCCGCCCAGACCGATGCTCGTACCCGCCTCATCAGAAGTCCCCCGTACCGGCAGATCGGATGGTGTCTCTGAAGACAGCGCGGTGGCCTGGTCCGGTTCCCCTGGTGGTCGAGTCTCTCGGCGGGCCATGGCCGTTTTGAGGAGCGGTGCGTCACGCACCCGGCGCGCGGTAGTCGACTTTCTGACGGGCCGCGTCGTCGATCTCGTCGGGCGACAGCAGGACGACCGTGCTCGTGCGTACGCCACCGGCCGCCGACGTGATCAGACCCATGGCCGCGGCAGAGGTGTTGCTGGGCAGGTCCACGGTGACGTAGGCGTCTTCGTCACCGAAAGCCCAGTACATCGACTCGACCCGGCCCCCGAGGCTCTGGACCATGCGATCGACGACCTCGCGACGCGCGGTACCGCCTTCTTTGAGCAGTCCTTGCAGTCCATCCACCGTCAGCTTGACCTTGAAGAGGTATTTCGACATCGGCTCGGCCTTTCACTCACGTCCAGTACATCCATGTGGTTGCGCTTCCTCCCCAGCTTTCTTCCGTGGGGTGCCCTCCGTCTCCGGCAGGGCCGCCATACGGCTTACTGCCGCCCGGCGCCGATGGACTTAGGGTTCTTGTGTGAAGGCCTTCGCGCGGGCCGAGCTGCGGCGCGATCTGGCCGGTGTCGTGTACGTACCTGCCGCGCAGGACCCCGACCGGCTCGGAGCGGCGCTGCGGGCCGAGGACGCGCTCGTCGCACTGCAGGTGCGGTACGGCGGGTCCGACCCGGAGCACGCGCCATGGCTCGTTGCCGCGCGTCCCTTCCCGCTCGGGCCGGGTCTGACGCGGCAGCTCGAACGCCTCGGGGCCGCCGTCTTCGCGCTGTGCGACACGGCGCAGGATCTGTATGCGGAGGGGGATCCGCACGTCCGGGCCGCCCTGGACATCGGTGTGCCCGAGGATCTGCGCGGTCGCGACCTGGAGCGCCGTATCGAGTTGTTCCGGCTCGATGTCGTCGTGAGCCAGGGCATACCGCGGGTGACCGAGGTCGAGGAGGCCTTCGGCAACGTCGGGAAGATGCACGCCTTCGAGCGGGCGTACGGCGTGGGTGCCGACGAGCTGTTCCGTGCCTTCCATCGGCGCGGAATCGAGCGGATCTGGATGGACGACCAGTACCCGACGTACCTGCCGGAGAACGAACTCGCCGCCCGCCGCATGCGGGAGCAGTTCGGCCGCCCGGTGGAGGTGGAGTTCTTCTCCCGTTTCCATGACGACGGGCGCAGGGGCTGGCGTTTCTGCTACGTCAAGGAGCTGCGGCAGTACGGAGCGCCCCTGCGCCGGGAGATCTTCGCCGCGGCGGAGCGGCTGATCAACCCGCTGTTCCACGGCTTCGGCACCAAGGCCCTGCTCCCGCTGGTCTGGGACCCGGCCCTGGAGTCCCCGATCGCCGAGCGGCTCGGGGCAGAGGCCACGAGCGTGCTCCGCGCCTGCGTCCCGTGGTCGCAGGTGTTGCCGACCCGGCCCGACCCGGAGCTTGTCGAGCAGTTCAAGCCGTGTGGCCGCGAGAAGGTGCTGAAGGTGATCGACTCCGACGCCTCGGAGTTCACCTGGGGAAGCCGGGGGGTCTTCTTCGGCGACCACTCGGCCGGGCGGTGGCGGGGCGCGCTGGACGCGGCCGCCGCCGGTCACGTCCCTGGGTGTCCCGAGGCCACCGGCTCCCGTTTCGTGATCAGTGACCTGGTCGACAGCGACCGGTTCGACGTGGAGTTCCTGCACCCGCAGAGCAGACAGCTGTGCCTGCTGCCGAGGGCGCGTATCCGCCTTACCCCGATCTACGCCCGCGAGGCGCACGGCAGCGAACTCCTGGGCGGCCACGCCACGTTCGTCAACACCAGCCGCAAGGTCCACCTGGGCCACCATGCCGTCTGCACGCCGTTCGTCCTGTCCTGCGCCCGGGCCTGACGACGCCGTAAAAGATCTCCATCAGTTGGTCCGTGAGGATTCCCTGTCCGTTCATTTGGTGCCGGACTGATCGTTTCTGCGCGTCATCTGCCCACCAGTTGGCCAGGAAGAGTTGGTTCAAAGGCTCCTTACGGGCCTCTGCCAGGGGCCCTAAGGTCCCGGTGACCAGTCGGCGGCGCTCAACAAGTCATCGTTCGCTCTTCTTTGACGAAGGAGTAGCTGTGGAACGTCGCAACTTCCTGCGCGGTGCAGTGATCGGCACCTCGGCCGCCGTCTTCGGCGGCACGCTCATGCACGGCGTCGCGTATGCGGCCCCCGCCCAGAACGGCACCAGCCCGTACGGCGGTCTGCTGGCCGCGGACGCCAACGGGATCATGCTGCCCAGCGGCTTCACCAGCAGAGTCATCGCCCGTTCCAGCCAGACGGTCCCCGGCACTTCGTACACCTGGCACAGCGCGCCCGACGGCGGCGCCTGCTTCGCCGACGGCAGCGGCTGGATCTACGTCTCCAACTCGGAGGTCGGAACGGGTGGCGGCGCGAGTGCCGTCAAGTTCAGCTCCTCGGGCGCCATCGCCGGCGCTTACCGCATCCTGTCCAACACGCGGAACAACTGCGCGGGCGGCGCCACCCCGTGGAACACCTGGCTGTCCTGCGAGGAGGTCAGCCGCGGCTACGTCTACGAGACCGACCCGTGGGGCGCCAAGGCCGCCGTCCGCCGCGCCGCGATGGGCCGCTTCAAGCACGAGGCGGCCGCCACCGACCCGGTGCGCAAGGTGATCTACCTGACCGAGGACGAGTCGGACGGCTGCTTCTACCGGTTCATCCCCACCACCTGGGGCGACCTGGCCTCCGGCACCCTCCAGGTGCTGAGAGCCGGCACCGGCACCTCCGGCTCCTTCACCTGGGCGAACGTGCCCGACCCTGACGGCTCCCCCACCTACACCCGCGACCAGGTCTCCGGCGCCAAGATCTTCAATGGCGGCGAGGGCTGCCACTACGCCAGCGACACCGTCTGGTT carries:
- a CDS encoding MFS transporter, whose translation is MTSSPQPAPSAQATTKEPGGGGNAMALLVIASCQLMVVLDITIVNIALPHIQRSLEFSTTSLSWVVNAYTLTFGGLLLLGGRTGDILGRRRVFIFGVLLFVLASLLGGLAQNAGQLLAARALQGVGGAIASPTALSLVSTTFREGPERNRAFGVFAAVSAGGGAIGLLAGGVLVEWLNWRWVLFVNVPIGLLIALAIPRWIKESERHPGHFDIAGALTSTVGMVLLVYGFIRAAQEGWRDGLTVASFAAAVVILTVFILIERQSRQPITPLHMFADRNRAGTYGMMLCLAAAIFGMFFFLTLFTQNVLDFSPLQTGLAFLPVSAVIAIGAGLASQFLPRYGPKPFMVVGGILAATGLAWLTLTDVHSTYAGSVLGPILVFSLGMGMEFVSLTLMALSNVSTHETGAASGLLNATQQVGGSLGLSILVTMFGTASGNEADKQVPRFLEQATPAERLRFERTGDLPPPWADEVLTAGVSAAFIMAAIFAILAALIAVVVIQVRPADLERLGGKGLGPV
- a CDS encoding GYD domain-containing protein gives rise to the protein MSKYLFKVKLTVDGLQGLLKEGGTARREVVDRMVQSLGGRVESMYWAFGDEDAYVTVDLPSNTSAAAMGLITSAAGGVRTSTVVLLSPDEIDDAARQKVDYRAPGA
- a CDS encoding alkaline phosphatase PhoX; amino-acid sequence: MERRNFLRGAVIGTSAAVFGGTLMHGVAYAAPAQNGTSPYGGLLAADANGIMLPSGFTSRVIARSSQTVPGTSYTWHSAPDGGACFADGSGWIYVSNSEVGTGGGASAVKFSSSGAIAGAYRILSNTRNNCAGGATPWNTWLSCEEVSRGYVYETDPWGAKAAVRRAAMGRFKHEAAATDPVRKVIYLTEDESDGCFYRFIPTTWGDLASGTLQVLRAGTGTSGSFTWANVPDPDGSPTYTRDQVSGAKIFNGGEGCHYASDTVWFTTKGDNRVWQLNLLNSTYELAYDDSLVTNGAAPLTGVDNVTGSSSGDLFVAEDGGNMEICIITPDDIVAPFLRITGQSGSEICGPAFSPDGKRLYFSSQRGTSGSSSGGITYEVTGPFRTTA
- a CDS encoding PQQ-dependent sugar dehydrogenase — protein: MTTSPGVRPRSLVLAPLLVLSLLLSALVFLPGTAHAAAEPITDPIPERPATSGIGLTVEEYASFPKTEPPPGPVTDPRLIRHARINYLSELPDGSGRMAVPDLNGKLYFVEDGGGSPHVYLDIAATFSPAFFASQGLGQGFGFVTFDPGFKRNGRFYTVHTELASATTAVPDFRQQAATNYHGIITEWTADDPSADTFQGSRREVLRIGFAGRIHGIQQIDFNPNARPYSSDYGLLYVAVGDGGQGVRNTEPQDLSLPHGKILRIDPRGTNSANGEYGIPARNPFTRTPGALGEIYAYGMRDPHRFSWDTGGGHRMYLGHIGQHAVESVYEVRAGDNLGWSEREGAFIFDKTAADPCDQMLPLPEDDEKYGYTYPVAAYDHDPPADWNCTSDVGRAIVGGFVYRGHDVPQLRGKYVFGDIVDGRLLFADSKDMRRGKKLAQLYDLMVYDESGKRVTMRDLAGDTRVDLRFGQDADGELYLLSKANGKIWKVTGTRTFASCDTGGSTLRNVMAGRNWAPVTPSKWRFPGHEAVLAEPGVQRPGPRRPFEYAVLTAGPAALGSVRIDAEVRIDTPVEITNRDVIIVFDYQSDTKFSYAHLSTDNTIYPHNGIFVVNDADRLRIEDQWNGRTGAPPAITDSDWHKVRVVRCAGNGEIAVYVDGSKYPLMTAVDTTLGSGRVGFGSFDNIGRMRGLKVTYR
- a CDS encoding ABC transporter ATP-binding protein, with the translated sequence MASDTHTDTDSASPASPFLLELDDIRAGYGRAALVLRGLTVQVPAGAIVCLVGPNGAGKSTVLKVASGLLAPRSGRVLVDGKDLTGHGPQRMLAAGVAHVLQGHSVFREMTVAENVLLGGYTLRDKQLIAERVEFVRDLFPVVGERWTSLAGLLSGGQQKQVEFARSLMVKPRVVLLDEPSMGLDPKATGVVFEQIVRMRDAGTAVLLVEQNARRALEAADTGCVLDLGRVHVSGPARELLADPQLGELYLGGRPARR